The proteins below are encoded in one region of Candidatus Bathyarchaeota archaeon:
- a CDS encoding 3'-phosphoesterase yields MSKTNEPTGGERLSEGNIYVIQKHNATHLHYDLRLEMDGVLKSWAVPKVPPTQPRIKRLAVEVEDHPIEYASFEGEIPEGEYGAGTVKIWDSGSYTLLERKENKIIVDIHGEKLNGIYFLIRFKGKKNWLFFKKK; encoded by the coding sequence TTGAGTAAGACAAATGAGCCAACAGGTGGAGAGAGGTTGAGTGAAGGGAACATATATGTGATTCAAAAGCACAATGCAACCCATCTTCACTATGACTTGAGATTAGAAATGGACGGTGTCCTGAAGAGTTGGGCGGTTCCAAAGGTTCCTCCAACCCAACCAAGAATCAAGAGGCTTGCTGTGGAGGTAGAAGACCACCCTATTGAATACGCTAGTTTCGAAGGTGAAATACCCGAAGGTGAGTACGGTGCTGGCACTGTGAAAATCTGGGATAGCGGGAGCTATACACTTTTGGAGCGGAAAGAAAACAAAATAATTGTTGACATTCATGGCGAAAAGCTGAATGGAATCTATTTTCTCATTAGATTTAAGGGTAAAAAGAATTGGTTGTTCTTCAAAAAGAAATAA
- a CDS encoding cupin domain-containing protein, translating into MGFKALHFSEVEADEVTESGAEGVKVRWLITKDDGAEHFAMRCFEIAPRGSTPHHSHKWEHEVFILDGECLVVCGDQRKKVGPGYVTFIPPNAMHHFRNEGSAVLRFLCLVPHHQ; encoded by the coding sequence ATGGGATTCAAAGCGCTGCATTTTTCAGAAGTAGAGGCAGATGAAGTAACGGAGAGTGGCGCTGAAGGAGTTAAAGTTCGTTGGCTAATAACCAAAGACGACGGGGCAGAACATTTCGCTATGCGCTGCTTCGAAATTGCTCCAAGAGGGAGCACCCCTCATCACTCTCACAAATGGGAGCATGAGGTTTTCATATTGGACGGTGAATGTTTAGTTGTCTGTGGTGACCAACGAAAAAAAGTTGGCCCCGGCTATGTAACTTTCATTCCGCCCAACGCGATGCACCACTTTAGAAATGAAGGAAGCGCAGTTTTGAGGTTTCTCTGTCTAGTCCCCCATCATCAATAA
- a CDS encoding DUF362 domain-containing protein, translating into MVVVGKLRSKKDFHHFLRELDVKSVIFVVKPNWSNAHTFTSAETLDKLFSALQGRIKVIEGYSAWRNELNTGPEPRDVITPSNAKAKWQWIKEQDKWFLKYSGIDEILAKHDVEYINVTEEIWSMRTLDPNEVREFVDNKYGILVSQEMYSFVPTKIYELRESVLISLNNSRRTREKISLSTKNLFGLIPDPARYGKWHGKNDSHLSRSIVDINKIYRSLFSPCYWINEIKESGIFVGSKNSMEADAVTAKLMGLDPETIDYLKLATNVFGGYDKEVLTKIPKKL; encoded by the coding sequence ATGGTTGTGGTCGGTAAGCTCCGAAGTAAAAAAGACTTTCATCACTTCCTTAGAGAACTTGATGTCAAAAGCGTGATTTTCGTAGTAAAACCAAACTGGAGCAACGCGCATACTTTTACTTCAGCTGAGACGCTTGACAAGCTTTTTTCCGCATTGCAAGGCAGAATCAAAGTGATTGAGGGCTATTCAGCGTGGAGAAACGAACTTAATACTGGACCAGAACCAAGAGATGTCATAACTCCAAGTAACGCCAAAGCGAAGTGGCAGTGGATTAAAGAACAAGACAAGTGGTTTCTCAAATACAGCGGCATCGATGAAATCTTGGCAAAGCATGATGTTGAGTACATAAACGTCACAGAAGAAATCTGGTCAATGAGAACCCTCGATCCCAACGAGGTTAGAGAGTTCGTTGATAACAAATACGGAATACTTGTTAGCCAAGAGATGTACAGTTTTGTACCCACCAAAATCTATGAACTTCGAGAGAGCGTCCTCATCAGTCTCAACAACAGCCGGCGAACCCGCGAAAAAATCTCGCTCTCAACCAAAAATCTGTTCGGCTTGATCCCTGACCCTGCACGATATGGAAAATGGCACGGCAAAAACGACAGTCACCTATCCCGAAGCATTGTAGACATTAATAAAATCTACCGCAGCCTCTTCTCACCGTGCTACTGGATTAACGAGATAAAGGAATCGGGCATTTTTGTGGGAAGTAAAAACTCGATGGAGGCTGACGCGGTTACAGCCAAATTAATGGGCCTAGACCCTGAAACGATTGATTATCTCAAGCTTGCCACTAATGTCTTTGGTGGGTATGACAAGGAAGTTTTGACAAAAATACCTAAAAAGCTCTGA
- a CDS encoding aldehyde ferredoxin oxidoreductase family protein, which produces MEGYADKILRVDLSTNAFKAETLPPGWPRKFLGGMGFASTLLFKETKKGLDALGADNKLIIAPGLLTGTGIPTASKTLFLAKSPLTGGFGKAAAGASIGPALKKAGYDLLVIQGKSSNPIVLVIADDVVKVDGAGELWGKNVRETAALLKKRYEGFSTAVIGPAGETLSRIAGIDCDERQAARTGVGAVMGSKKLKAIAVKGTSNIEYADAQALRDLVIKWTKSIRENPGSQLDMKYGTGEFYAWMNKDKGVHPSRNWQQGYFQKSFDNLKEGDLSQLDPYYWSPKYTVRNKGCPNCTKPCGRIVRINEGRYAGTELDGPEYETIYSLGANLEIDDFEALCHVQMMCDLYGLDAISAGLTVSWAMEAFERGLLTMEDLDGVELKFGNVDATLEVLGKMAHREGKVGALLSDGVKAASEKLGKGSSHFAIHSKGLELPAYDIRGIKGMGLALAVAVRGGDHLTAVVYGTELVGKWWKFSGIDRFSAENKGYEIKVHEDLMTLYDIVGVCKFTRHMFFAEAYPEMIKAVTGMKLSVTDLFAIGERVYNLQRAFNAREGLDRKADSLPARVFEDPIPKGISKGSRIKRSEFERMLDDYYQVRGWSWNGVPTKVKLVSLDLYEVAEEVGV; this is translated from the coding sequence TTGGAAGGATACGCAGACAAAATATTGAGAGTAGATCTATCTACCAACGCTTTTAAGGCAGAAACACTGCCACCCGGATGGCCGCGCAAATTTTTAGGTGGAATGGGCTTTGCAAGCACCTTGCTTTTCAAGGAAACAAAAAAGGGCTTAGATGCTCTTGGCGCAGATAATAAGCTAATCATTGCACCAGGGCTTCTGACAGGGACCGGTATTCCGACTGCTTCGAAAACACTTTTCTTAGCGAAATCTCCTCTAACAGGTGGCTTTGGAAAGGCAGCCGCGGGTGCATCAATTGGACCTGCATTGAAAAAGGCTGGATATGACCTTTTAGTAATACAAGGAAAAAGCTCGAACCCTATTGTCTTGGTTATCGCTGATGACGTAGTAAAGGTGGATGGTGCGGGGGAGCTTTGGGGCAAAAACGTGCGTGAAACTGCCGCTCTGTTAAAGAAGCGCTATGAAGGTTTTTCAACTGCCGTGATTGGGCCAGCTGGTGAAACTCTTTCGAGAATAGCTGGAATTGACTGCGATGAGCGACAGGCTGCACGAACGGGTGTTGGCGCCGTTATGGGTTCCAAAAAATTGAAGGCAATTGCTGTGAAAGGCACTTCTAACATTGAATATGCTGACGCTCAAGCTTTGCGTGATTTAGTTATTAAATGGACTAAGAGTATTAGAGAAAACCCTGGCTCGCAACTGGACATGAAGTACGGAACAGGAGAGTTCTATGCTTGGATGAATAAAGACAAAGGAGTTCATCCGAGTCGCAACTGGCAACAAGGCTACTTCCAAAAGTCTTTCGACAACCTCAAAGAAGGAGATTTGAGTCAATTGGATCCCTATTATTGGTCGCCAAAATACACAGTCAGAAACAAAGGTTGCCCAAACTGCACCAAGCCGTGTGGCAGGATCGTTAGAATCAATGAAGGCAGATACGCAGGCACTGAACTCGATGGTCCGGAATATGAAACAATTTATTCTCTAGGGGCCAACCTTGAAATCGACGATTTTGAGGCACTGTGTCACGTCCAGATGATGTGCGACCTTTACGGATTGGACGCTATCTCTGCAGGACTTACTGTTTCGTGGGCCATGGAAGCTTTCGAGAGAGGGTTGCTTACTATGGAAGATTTGGACGGCGTTGAGTTGAAATTCGGAAATGTAGACGCGACGCTCGAAGTTTTGGGGAAGATGGCGCATCGAGAAGGGAAAGTTGGCGCACTTTTATCGGATGGCGTAAAGGCTGCCAGTGAAAAGCTGGGCAAAGGCTCCAGTCACTTCGCAATTCATTCAAAAGGGCTTGAATTACCTGCCTATGACATCAGAGGAATCAAGGGAATGGGCTTAGCATTGGCGGTTGCTGTCCGCGGCGGTGACCACTTGACAGCAGTGGTTTATGGAACGGAGCTTGTTGGAAAATGGTGGAAATTCTCTGGTATAGACCGGTTTTCAGCTGAGAACAAGGGTTATGAAATAAAGGTTCACGAGGACTTGATGACCCTTTATGATATTGTTGGAGTCTGCAAGTTTACTAGACACATGTTCTTCGCTGAGGCTTATCCTGAAATGATTAAGGCAGTTACTGGAATGAAACTGAGTGTAACTGATCTCTTTGCGATTGGTGAGCGAGTATATAACCTGCAGCGAGCTTTCAACGCCAGAGAAGGGCTTGACAGAAAGGCTGACTCTCTGCCTGCTCGAGTGTTTGAAGATCCGATTCCCAAAGGGATTTCTAAAGGCAGTAGAATCAAAAGAAGCGAGTTTGAAAGGATGCTTGATGACTACTATCAAGTTCGAGGATGGTCATGGAATGGTGTCCCCACAAAGGTCAAGCTTGTTTCCCTTGACTTGTATGAAGTTGCAGAGGAAGTGGGTGTCTAA
- a CDS encoding 4Fe-4S binding protein, translating to MPIDPDFMKKSKVDTHNGHDVRGEVNPPKKLGIHGTQVAVDQDLCNGDAICVSVCPVSVFEMIDTPGHPVSEQKSDPVNEPECIFCGACEVNCPTQAIKITES from the coding sequence ATGCCTATTGACCCCGACTTTATGAAGAAATCGAAAGTGGACACCCATAATGGTCATGACGTGAGAGGAGAAGTGAACCCTCCGAAGAAACTTGGCATTCATGGAACTCAAGTGGCCGTAGACCAAGACCTATGTAATGGAGATGCCATTTGCGTCTCAGTTTGCCCCGTATCAGTTTTTGAAATGATCGATACGCCTGGGCATCCTGTTTCGGAACAAAAATCAGACCCAGTGAACGAGCCTGAATGCATCTTCTGCGGAGCTTGCGAAGTCAATTGTCCAACTCAAGCGATTAAGATAACAGAATCATAG
- a CDS encoding winged helix-turn-helix transcriptional regulator, translating to MSKKEDNEQLRNILSESPKGIAELLKAAAHPIRIKVLALLLQGVHDFSKLMQHTKLSKTALANHMSQLIKKGLVQRVAKGEYNLTVDGKELLSAAATTYKNSAWRKEERRYALRRRYTKGLIEGKTLSRKVISKEVVYQHCWLSYTGAISGSLKALGVDCDTVDIGGYSGYAFLINVSKGITCPSGPTALPNETWKQIHNATENFGWTLEQYEYPHSYPEVEGKHTPKEIEIAGKLFEKIKQEIDEKDRPVVLWGLVVPEYGIVKGYEGKSYLTSTFRHLTNKPEDPILFYDLKAPGCLEALFFRDKAKPDLARLDRKALERVVRFAEAGVPILENYVAGPAALDEWVNVLENLPEEKQNYHGNSYVAACVQEGREMSGEFLKRLAKKHPGKHSEHLLAAAECYAKGAKFMGEFTRIFPFKFQGEMKLEDRRKGADMLRKVKPLEKKALMHMKRALEEWETP from the coding sequence TTGAGCAAAAAAGAGGACAATGAACAGTTAAGAAACATTCTCTCAGAGTCTCCTAAAGGCATAGCAGAACTTCTAAAAGCAGCAGCTCATCCTATAAGGATAAAAGTACTAGCGCTACTCCTACAAGGAGTCCATGACTTCTCTAAATTGATGCAACATACAAAACTCTCGAAAACAGCCCTTGCCAACCACATGAGCCAATTGATAAAAAAAGGACTCGTCCAGAGAGTTGCTAAGGGAGAATACAATCTAACAGTTGATGGCAAGGAACTATTAAGCGCAGCAGCGACTACGTACAAAAATTCTGCTTGGAGAAAAGAGGAGAGAAGATATGCTCTACGCAGACGCTACACCAAAGGTTTGATTGAGGGAAAAACCTTGAGTAGAAAAGTGATAAGCAAAGAAGTTGTGTATCAGCATTGCTGGTTGTCCTACACTGGTGCAATATCTGGATCACTGAAAGCCCTGGGAGTCGACTGCGATACAGTGGACATAGGCGGTTACTCTGGCTACGCATTTCTAATCAATGTCTCAAAAGGCATCACTTGCCCCTCGGGACCAACTGCCCTACCCAACGAAACTTGGAAGCAAATCCACAATGCCACCGAAAATTTCGGATGGACATTAGAACAGTATGAGTATCCTCACTCTTACCCAGAGGTTGAGGGCAAACATACGCCTAAAGAAATCGAGATTGCCGGAAAGCTATTCGAGAAGATTAAGCAAGAGATAGATGAGAAAGATAGGCCTGTGGTTCTATGGGGGCTGGTAGTGCCCGAATATGGGATCGTCAAGGGGTATGAGGGAAAATCATATCTCACAAGCACCTTCAGACATCTCACCAATAAGCCTGAAGACCCTATTCTCTTCTATGACTTGAAAGCGCCAGGCTGTCTTGAGGCTCTCTTCTTCAGAGACAAAGCTAAGCCAGACCTTGCTCGACTGGATAGAAAGGCCCTTGAGAGAGTTGTTCGCTTCGCTGAAGCCGGTGTTCCGATTCTCGAAAATTATGTTGCGGGTCCTGCTGCGCTAGACGAGTGGGTTAACGTTCTGGAGAATCTTCCAGAGGAAAAGCAAAACTATCATGGCAACAGCTATGTTGCCGCTTGTGTTCAGGAAGGGCGAGAAATGTCTGGCGAGTTTCTGAAGCGGCTTGCCAAAAAGCACCCCGGCAAACATTCAGAGCACTTGTTGGCTGCTGCTGAATGCTATGCGAAAGGAGCGAAGTTCATGGGAGAATTCACTAGAATTTTCCCCTTCAAATTCCAAGGCGAAATGAAACTAGAGGACCGGAGGAAAGGAGCAGATATGCTGAGGAAAGTTAAGCCCTTAGAGAAAAAAGCGCTCATGCACATGAAGAGGGCACTTGAGGAATGGGAGACGCCATGA